The stretch of DNA AGGCTCCTCGTCCACCAGTAAAATCTTAATCATACCTAAACCACTATTCTGAGTAAAATGACTAACTTATTGATTAGGCTGTCAATTTATTAATTTTGTTAAAGGAGGCAGACTTTATCAAAGCTTTAAATACCTGGCGTCCGCCATATTGTAACTGATGCATAATATATACAGGGGAGTTTTTCTGGGCGCTGCAATAGGGGATGCACTTGGAATGCCTTATGAAACATCCCCTCCGTCATTCAGGGTCCTAAAGAGGGAGTTTGCCAGGCCCAACAAGATGCACCCGAACTCGGGACTGAAAGCCGGATGTTATACCGACGATACCCAGATCGCTCTTTTAGCCTCAGAACTGCTTGTAAGCGGGAATTTTACCCCTGAAAATTATGCCCTTAAACTGAAAGAGATGCATATCAATAAGAAACTGAGGTTTCCCGATGCGACCATAATCTCTGCATGCAGGCATATGATGAAGGGGGATGAAAAAGATGCGGGCTGCAATTCGACGACATCGGGATGCGTACCGCTTGCAGTCCCGTTCGCCCTTGCCTATAGCGATTATGAAAAGCTGTATGATGAACTGGCGAAAGCCTGTTCAGTTACACATACGAACAGGGGCGCAATTGCAGGAGCAGTATGGCTTGCAACCCTCATTCGTTCGATCATCGACAACGAAAGCAATCCGTTAAAAAAGGCCCACAAAGCCGCTTTTCTCGAAGATGAAACCCTCGGGATGAAGATCAGTGATGCAGTCAGGTATGCAAAAGACGAGACGCCGATAGAAGCGGCAATTGTCAGGATTGGAAACGACGTCTCCGTATACCAGACGATCCCGATGGCCGTTTATTTTATACTTAAATATGGAGAGGGAGACGATCTTCTGTATTATGCAGCCCAGGCAGGCGGTAATACCGACACTCTCGGTTTCATCTGCGGTGCATGGCTCGGGGCGGAGTTCGGCGTTTCAGGCCTGTCCGAAGATCTTATGCTGACCCTTGAAAACAGGGAGGCGATTGAGACTATGGCCAACAGGCTATACCAGAGATTCGGCAAGAAGGATTAATGCGGGAGCGGCAAATATCTTTTTATGGATATTGCAATAATCGGAGCATCCGGTTATACCGGAGGGGACCTGATCAGGCTCCTTTTAACCCATAGCGATGCCGATGTTGTGGCAGCCACCTCCAGAAAGGAAGACGGGCAGTCGATCTGGAAGATGCATCCCAACCTCAAGGGGTTATGTGAACTCAAATTTTCCAATCCGGGGATTGGGGATATTGAAGCGGATTTTGTGTTCCTTGCGGTGCCTCACACGGTTGCAATGAATTATGCCGGTGAACTGAAGGAGAAGGGAATTAAAACCGTTGATCTCAGCGCCGACTACAGGCTAAGCAAAGAGATCTACGAGAAGACTTATGGAGTGGAGCATAAGGCATATTTCGAGGCTCCATACGGTCTGCCGGAGATCCACAGGGAGGAGATCAGAAAAGCCGGATTTGTGGCAAATCCCGGATGCTTCCCGACAGGAGCGACCCTTGCGGCTGCACCTCTTGCAGAAAAGGCTAACACGATAATATTCGACTCAAAGACAGGAGTGTCAGGCGCGGGCGCCAATCCTTCCGCGACCAACCAGTACTCGAATGTCGCGGACAGCCTTAAGGCATACAAGTGGACAGGGCACAGGCATCTTGCAGAGATGAAGCAGGAGATCAAAGGGCTCGGATCAAAGGCCGTATGTCATTTTACGCCCCACCTCCTTCCTGTAAACAGGGGAATCCTCACAACCGCGCATATCCTTCTTGACGAACCGATGACAACGGAAGAGGTCTCGGAAACCTACGAAAAATTCTATGAAAAGGAATTTTTCGTAAGAATGCAGGACCCGGTACTCGCTTCGGTCCGGGGAAGCAACTTCTGCGATATAGCCGTGGAGGCTGAAAATGAGAGTACAAGAGTTGTAGCCGTTTCTGCTATCGACAACCTGGTTAAAGGCGCAAGCGGGCAGGCAATACAGAACATGAATATAATGTGCGGGTACAAAGAGACTGACGGGCTCCTTTCAGCTCCGATCTTCCCTTAATTATAATTACAAAAACGACAAAAGAGACTGAAAATGCTTGTAAAAGATGTAATGACACCGGACCCTGTTACCGTTCAGGCGGATGCAAAAGTAAGCGAAGCCGCATCGATACTCAGGAAAAGAAGAATAGGCGGAATACCAGTAATGGATGGAGAACGCCTTGCAGGTATCGTGACTGAGACAGATCTTCTCTCTTTGCTCGATGTAGGAGAGCTCAGCGACGATCTCTGGCTTCCTTCGCCCCTCGAGATAATCGAGATCCCGATCAGGGAGTTCGTAAACTGGGAAAAGACAAGAAAGGCATTAACAGATATAAGCGAAAGTCCGATCTCCGATATCATGAGCACGGATGTAATATACATCGACGAAAATGCCGAGATCGAGGAGGCGGCAAAGCTCATGCTGTCCGAAGGGATCGCAAGGCTTCCCGTGGTAAAAAGCGACAGGCTTGTCGGCATAGTCACCAGGCAGGATATAGTGAGGGGTATAGGGACAGCATTCCCCGAAGGGACTGAGGACTAAATAAAAATGAAGAGCATATGCGAAGTTGAAGGCGTCGAAGCCGCAGGAATAAAGGAAGGCAAATTCGGCCTTGCGCTCATAAAGGCTTCAGGTAATGCAGCAGCGGTCTTTACAAAGAATCTTGTCATAGCAGAGCCCGTGAGGCTGATGCAGAAGACGATGGAGGCAGGGCGGCTTGACGGGATAATCGTCAATTCAGGAAACGCAAACGTCTTCACCGGTGAGCAGGGCTATAGGGATGCTGAAAGGATGGCAGCTATAGCGGCAGAGGCACTAGGGACAAAACCGGAATTTATTGGTGTGGCGAGCACCGGCGTAATAGGCCGCTATCTCCATATAGACATAATCGAAGATCAGTGCAGGAGGATCAAGGACACACTGGCATCCGATGAAAAAGCCGGCGACGATGCTGCGGGTGCCATCATGACGACAGACCTGTACCCAAAGCGTGCCATCGCGAGAAGGGAGGGGTTCACTGTTGCAGGCATTACAAAGGGAAGCGGGATGATCGCCCCGAATATGGGAACCATGCTTGCGTTCATATACACAGACGCCGCGATCTCATCAACCGACCTGAAAAAGGCGCTTCTGATCGCGACAGAAAGGAGCTTCAACAGGGTAGTCGTAGACGGAGACACATCCACAAACGACTGCGTCTTCCTGACAGCGACCGGACTTAAGGGAACCCAGGACTACGATGAATTCTGCTCGGCACTCGAAGAGGTCTGTATATCCCTTGCAAAAAAGATTGCAGAGGACGGGGAGGGTGCAACGAAGTTTGTCGAAGTCTCGGTGACAGGCGCGAAATCCGAAGAGGATGCCGCCACGGTTGCAAAGACGATCGTAGGATCTCCGCTTGTAAAGACCGCGATATACGGTGAAGATCCCAACTGGGGAAGGATTATCGCGGCTGCCGGAAGGGCAGGCCCGGATTTCGACCCGATGAATACATCGATATCGATCGGAGACGGCGAAAAGACTGTAATACTTGAAGAAAAAGGAGTGATCAAGGCTGACGATAAGATCAACCCTGCCGCTCTCGCCGCAGCAAAAGAGTTAATGAAAGGGAAAAAACTGAGAATAGAATTTGATCTCGGTACAGGAAACTATAATGCGACTGCATGGGGCTGCGATCTTACTGAAAAATATGTTGAAATTAACGGGAAGTACACGACATGAAACGCGTTGATGTTCTGATGGAGGCCCTGCCTTATATACAGCAGTTCCACGGTAAGACTGTTGTCGTAAAGCTCGGGGGCCATGCCATGATCGATTCCGATACTCTCGACACTGTGATACAGGACCTAGTCCTCCTGCATTATGTAGGGATGAAGGTGGTAATAGTCCACGGCGGAGGGCCCGAGATCACATCCAAGATGAAGGCGATGGGAAAAGAACCCAAGTTTGTCGGCGGCCTTAGGATTACCGATCTGGAAACGCTCGAGATCGCCCAGATGGTTCTTGTAGGAAAGATCAACGACGGCATAGTCTCGCTTATCGCCAGGTTCGGTGCACAGGGAGTGGGCCTCTCCGGCAACGACGGCAATATGATCATCGCAAAGAAGATCAGCCCGAAAAAAGTTGTCGTCGATGACGAGGAGCAGGAGATCGATCTCGGCCATGTCGGCGATATAGAGGAGATCAATCCGGAACTTCTTGAAGGACTCATCAATAAAGGCTACATCCCTGTAATCGCCCCGATAGGAATGGACAGAAAGGGGCACAGCCTGAATGTCAACGCCGACACCGCCGCAGGCGAGATCGCAATCGCACTGAAGGCCTATAAGTTCATCAATATGTCGGATATCGACGGCATCATGAACGCAGGACGAACCAGGACATATCACAGGCTCACGATCAGTGAGGCAAAAAGCCTGATAAACGAGGGAATCATAGTCGGAGGTATGATCCCCAAACTTGATGCATGCATAAAATGTCTTGAAAACGGGGTTTCATATGCCCACATCATAAACGGAAACAAAAATCACAACCTCCTGCTCGAGCTCTTCACACGCGAGGGTATCGGGACTATGATAAAAAAAGAATAATCAAATATAATTTTTCTGGGCTTTTTCGTTCATTTCCACAAGCATATCAAATATTTTTACGATACTCTCCTCATCGAGATCAGACTCTGATGCAAGAACGGCCGCCCTGTCCAGAACCTTTCTTCTCTGGACTTCATCCCTCACGGAAGATCCCGACTTCTTCTTCTCGGCCGCAATAAAGGCTGAATATTCCTGCCTTTTTGCGATCAAAGCGACAATATCCCTGTCAATCCCCTCAATTGCCGATCTCGACTCTTCAAGATTCATTACATAGAATTTCTTCTCATTAAAAGATAAGCATGCACCTGTATAGCAACACAGGAAGAATAAAACGGCAATAATAACATAAATTTAAACATCATATGAAATCAGGTCTGATATCAGCAATAACTGAACATGAAAGAAAAGATCTCCTGATCGGCTGGCTCGCAATCGCGCTCGCCTTTACATTTATCTTTATCAGGGGCGGAGTCACCCCTGAAGGATTCGCGTTGTTCTTCGTAATCTCCCTATTTACAGTAGGACTTGGATTTCTACTTCATGAACTCGCTCATAAATTCATGGCTATCAAATACGGGTACTGGGCTGAGTTCAGGAAGGACACGCAGATGCTTCTGGTAGCAATAGCGCTTGCCGCACTTGTCGGAGTCGTCTTTGCAGCACCGGGTGCGACGATGATCTATTCAAGGGACGGTCGTATGATGACACGTGAAGAGTCTGGGGTCATATCGATCGCCGGACCGGCGGTAAATCTTGTATTATGCATCCCGTTCTTCCT from Methanolacinia petrolearia DSM 11571 encodes:
- a CDS encoding ADP-ribosylglycohydrolase family protein — translated: MHNIYRGVFLGAAIGDALGMPYETSPPSFRVLKREFARPNKMHPNSGLKAGCYTDDTQIALLASELLVSGNFTPENYALKLKEMHINKKLRFPDATIISACRHMMKGDEKDAGCNSTTSGCVPLAVPFALAYSDYEKLYDELAKACSVTHTNRGAIAGAVWLATLIRSIIDNESNPLKKAHKAAFLEDETLGMKISDAVRYAKDETPIEAAIVRIGNDVSVYQTIPMAVYFILKYGEGDDLLYYAAQAGGNTDTLGFICGAWLGAEFGVSGLSEDLMLTLENREAIETMANRLYQRFGKKD
- the argC gene encoding N-acetyl-gamma-glutamyl-phosphate reductase; the encoded protein is MDIAIIGASGYTGGDLIRLLLTHSDADVVAATSRKEDGQSIWKMHPNLKGLCELKFSNPGIGDIEADFVFLAVPHTVAMNYAGELKEKGIKTVDLSADYRLSKEIYEKTYGVEHKAYFEAPYGLPEIHREEIRKAGFVANPGCFPTGATLAAAPLAEKANTIIFDSKTGVSGAGANPSATNQYSNVADSLKAYKWTGHRHLAEMKQEIKGLGSKAVCHFTPHLLPVNRGILTTAHILLDEPMTTEEVSETYEKFYEKEFFVRMQDPVLASVRGSNFCDIAVEAENESTRVVAVSAIDNLVKGASGQAIQNMNIMCGYKETDGLLSAPIFP
- a CDS encoding CBS domain-containing protein encodes the protein MLVKDVMTPDPVTVQADAKVSEAASILRKRRIGGIPVMDGERLAGIVTETDLLSLLDVGELSDDLWLPSPLEIIEIPIREFVNWEKTRKALTDISESPISDIMSTDVIYIDENAEIEEAAKLMLSEGIARLPVVKSDRLVGIVTRQDIVRGIGTAFPEGTED
- the argJ gene encoding bifunctional ornithine acetyltransferase/N-acetylglutamate synthase, with product MKSICEVEGVEAAGIKEGKFGLALIKASGNAAAVFTKNLVIAEPVRLMQKTMEAGRLDGIIVNSGNANVFTGEQGYRDAERMAAIAAEALGTKPEFIGVASTGVIGRYLHIDIIEDQCRRIKDTLASDEKAGDDAAGAIMTTDLYPKRAIARREGFTVAGITKGSGMIAPNMGTMLAFIYTDAAISSTDLKKALLIATERSFNRVVVDGDTSTNDCVFLTATGLKGTQDYDEFCSALEEVCISLAKKIAEDGEGATKFVEVSVTGAKSEEDAATVAKTIVGSPLVKTAIYGEDPNWGRIIAAAGRAGPDFDPMNTSISIGDGEKTVILEEKGVIKADDKINPAALAAAKELMKGKKLRIEFDLGTGNYNATAWGCDLTEKYVEINGKYTT
- the argB gene encoding acetylglutamate kinase, whose translation is MKRVDVLMEALPYIQQFHGKTVVVKLGGHAMIDSDTLDTVIQDLVLLHYVGMKVVIVHGGGPEITSKMKAMGKEPKFVGGLRITDLETLEIAQMVLVGKINDGIVSLIARFGAQGVGLSGNDGNMIIAKKISPKKVVVDDEEQEIDLGHVGDIEEINPELLEGLINKGYIPVIAPIGMDRKGHSLNVNADTAAGEIAIALKAYKFINMSDIDGIMNAGRTRTYHRLTISEAKSLINEGIIVGGMIPKLDACIKCLENGVSYAHIINGNKNHNLLLELFTREGIGTMIKKE
- a CDS encoding chorismate mutase yields the protein MNLEESRSAIEGIDRDIVALIAKRQEYSAFIAAEKKKSGSSVRDEVQRRKVLDRAAVLASESDLDEESIVKIFDMLVEMNEKAQKNYI
- a CDS encoding peptidase M50, yielding MKSGLISAITEHERKDLLIGWLAIALAFTFIFIRGGVTPEGFALFFVISLFTVGLGFLLHELAHKFMAIKYGYWAEFRKDTQMLLVAIALAALVGVVFAAPGATMIYSRDGRMMTREESGVISIAGPAVNLVLCIPFFLMIVAGAAMGYPNTGGILPLILFLTGMVGLSVNSMIAFFNMLPISVLDGKKVFAWNPAVFAVVIVVSLGLILLSSNFGGSLDIVLNAIL